A genomic segment from Nodularia sphaerocarpa UHCC 0038 encodes:
- a CDS encoding DUF309 domain-containing protein, producing the protein MSEIIPPEFWQGVEQFNSGQFYACHDTLEALWIEASEPEKTFYQGVLQIAVALYHLGNANWRGAVILLGEGSNRLRRYPSVYSSIDVDELLSQSAELLSALQQMGAEKFSAGNWSDTQALPSPKIVLINE; encoded by the coding sequence ATGAGTGAAATTATCCCCCCAGAGTTTTGGCAAGGTGTAGAACAGTTTAATTCTGGACAGTTCTACGCCTGTCATGACACTTTAGAGGCTTTGTGGATAGAAGCCAGCGAACCAGAAAAAACCTTTTATCAAGGCGTTCTCCAAATTGCTGTAGCACTGTATCATTTAGGTAATGCTAACTGGCGAGGTGCAGTAATTTTACTAGGAGAAGGCAGCAATCGCCTGCGACGTTACCCATCTGTTTACAGCAGCATTGACGTAGACGAGTTATTAAGTCAGAGTGCAGAATTGTTGTCAGCATTACAACAAATGGGAGCAGAAAAGTTTAGTGCTGGTAACTGGAGTGACACTCAGGCTTTGCCTTCGCCAAAAATTGTGCTAATAAACGAGTAA
- a CDS encoding ferredoxin thioredoxin reductase catalytic beta subunit: protein MISSENNKTSTDKSLEAMRHFSEQYAKRTGTYFCSEPSVTAVVIEGLAKHKDDLGAPLCPCRHYEDKEAEVHATYWNCPCVPMRERKECHCMLFLTPDNEFAGESQEISLETIIEVRESMG from the coding sequence ATGATCTCATCAGAAAATAACAAAACATCCACAGATAAAAGCCTAGAGGCAATGCGGCATTTTTCCGAACAGTACGCTAAACGTACAGGAACATACTTCTGTTCGGAACCTTCCGTCACCGCAGTCGTAATTGAAGGACTAGCAAAACATAAAGACGATTTAGGTGCGCCATTGTGTCCCTGTCGCCACTACGAAGACAAAGAAGCTGAAGTTCATGCCACATATTGGAATTGTCCCTGCGTACCCATGAGAGAACGCAAGGAGTGCCACTGTATGCTGTTTCTGACCCCAGATAACGAGTTTGCGGGAGAAAGTCAAGAGATTAGTCTAGAAACCATCATAGAAGTGCGAGAAAGCATGGGATGA
- a CDS encoding DUF58 domain-containing protein, translating into MNIIKPITNWLETRAIAPAYTGWVLAGISICFFGAAVNTMAGWLYAISGISFALLGISAFLPPRSLVGLVVKRRPMQPVSAGDDLTVELEICNQTRQPVSLLQVEDILPYVLGKPVKTAIETINSQGSYRWVYYQPTSQRGVYRWHTVELATGAPLGLFWCRRQRESAATAIVYPTVLPLTTCPLVDEIGQEESKRGDPRGRPLQTATSGLVRSLRPYRMGDPTRLIHWRTSARYGELRVRELEIVTGGQEIIIALDSEGNWQAENFEQAVIAAASLYFYAQRQQMQAQLWTASTGLVKGERVVLEALAATRYQEEISTSELQSNALIWLTQNPSTLTSLPQGSRWVLWQNLTSPDQDAVINRDSPGIIVQNEQDLQPQLQKLLP; encoded by the coding sequence ATGAACATCATCAAACCTATCACCAATTGGTTAGAAACTCGTGCTATTGCCCCTGCATATACAGGCTGGGTATTAGCAGGAATTTCTATTTGTTTTTTTGGAGCTGCCGTTAATACTATGGCAGGCTGGCTGTATGCTATTAGTGGCATTAGTTTTGCGCTTTTAGGGATATCCGCTTTTTTACCACCGCGATCGCTTGTGGGTTTAGTTGTGAAACGTCGCCCGATGCAACCTGTATCAGCCGGCGATGACTTGACTGTGGAATTAGAAATCTGCAATCAGACACGGCAGCCTGTAAGCTTGTTGCAAGTTGAGGATATATTACCTTATGTTTTAGGAAAACCAGTAAAAACCGCCATTGAGACCATTAACAGCCAAGGCAGTTACCGTTGGGTATATTATCAACCAACTTCCCAACGGGGAGTCTATCGCTGGCATACAGTGGAACTGGCTACTGGTGCGCCTTTAGGATTGTTTTGGTGTCGCCGTCAGCGTGAGAGTGCAGCTACAGCCATTGTTTATCCCACTGTGTTACCTTTGACCACCTGCCCCCTAGTGGATGAAATTGGGCAAGAAGAAAGCAAAAGAGGTGATCCCCGTGGTAGACCTTTGCAGACAGCTACTTCCGGCTTAGTGCGATCGCTGCGTCCATACCGCATGGGCGATCCTACTCGGCTGATTCACTGGCGAACCAGCGCCCGTTACGGGGAATTACGGGTGCGGGAGTTAGAAATAGTTACAGGTGGACAAGAGATCATAATTGCCCTAGACAGTGAGGGAAATTGGCAAGCAGAAAACTTTGAACAAGCAGTAATTGCCGCAGCCTCGTTGTACTTTTATGCACAGCGCCAGCAAATGCAAGCGCAATTATGGACAGCATCCACAGGTTTAGTCAAAGGCGAGCGTGTGGTTTTAGAAGCCTTAGCCGCAACGAGATATCAAGAAGAAATTAGCACCAGCGAACTTCAGAGCAACGCCTTAATTTGGCTAACTCAAAACCCCTCAACCCTGACTTCCCTACCACAAGGTAGTCGTTGGGTATTGTGGCAGAATCTTACCTCACCAGACCAAGACGCAGTAATTAATCGGGATTCCCCTGGAATTATTGTGCAGAACGAACAAGACTTACAACCGCAACTGCAAAAATTATTACCTTGA
- the proB gene encoding glutamate 5-kinase, giving the protein MTQTIVVKIGTSSLTQPESGQLALSTIATLAETLCHLRQQGHRVILVSSGAVGVGCARLGLTERPKAIALKQAVAAVGQGRLMRIYDDLFTTLNQPIAQVLLTRSDLVERSRYLNAYNTFRELLGLGVIPVVNENDTVAVDELKFGDNDTLSALVASLVEADWLFILTDVDKLYSADPRSVPDAQPISLVSSLKELAELQVQTTSPGSQWGTGGMLTKISAARIAVAAGVRTVITQGRFPQNIEKIIQGELLGTHFQPQPEPTSARKRWIAYGLVPAGKLYLDTGAIAAIAQAGKSLLAAGIKSVSGEFDAQDAVQLCDHQGNEIARGLVNYSSDDLQKIRGCHSREIFTILGYVGAETVIHRDNLVLT; this is encoded by the coding sequence ATGACCCAGACAATTGTTGTCAAAATCGGCACTTCTAGCCTTACCCAACCAGAAAGCGGACAGCTAGCGCTTTCCACCATTGCCACTTTAGCAGAAACACTTTGCCATTTAAGGCAGCAAGGGCATCGAGTGATTTTAGTATCCTCTGGTGCGGTGGGAGTGGGTTGTGCAAGATTAGGCTTAACTGAACGTCCCAAAGCGATCGCTCTCAAACAAGCAGTAGCAGCAGTGGGACAGGGACGGTTAATGCGTATATATGATGATTTATTTACTACATTAAATCAGCCCATTGCTCAAGTGTTACTGACTCGTAGCGACTTGGTAGAGCGTAGCCGCTATCTCAACGCCTACAACACCTTTCGGGAACTCCTGGGACTGGGAGTAATTCCTGTGGTGAATGAAAATGATACAGTCGCAGTGGACGAACTGAAATTTGGCGATAATGACACTCTTTCTGCATTGGTTGCGAGTTTAGTAGAAGCAGATTGGTTATTTATCCTCACCGATGTAGACAAGCTATATTCAGCCGATCCCCGTTCCGTACCCGATGCACAGCCCATATCTTTGGTGAGTAGCCTCAAAGAATTGGCAGAATTACAAGTGCAAACCACCTCTCCAGGCTCTCAATGGGGTACTGGTGGGATGTTAACTAAAATTTCTGCCGCCAGAATTGCCGTGGCTGCGGGAGTTCGTACTGTGATTACTCAAGGACGATTTCCGCAGAATATCGAGAAAATTATCCAAGGGGAACTTCTGGGGACTCACTTTCAACCACAGCCAGAACCAACTTCGGCGCGTAAACGTTGGATAGCTTATGGTCTAGTACCTGCGGGAAAATTATACTTGGATACAGGGGCGATCGCCGCGATCGCCCAAGCCGGAAAATCCTTATTAGCTGCTGGAATTAAATCAGTGTCAGGAGAGTTTGACGCTCAAGACGCTGTGCAGTTGTGCGATCATCAGGGAAACGAAATTGCCAGAGGCCTTGTTAACTATAGCAGCGACGACCTCCAAAAGATTCGCGGCTGCCATTCGAGGGAAATTTTCACAATTTTGGGCTATGTAGGTGCAGAAACTGTGATTCATCGGGATAATTTAGTTCTGACTTAG
- a CDS encoding YqeG family HAD IIIA-type phosphatase, whose amino-acid sequence MTWNKLLQPDLILEGSVLNLTPDIIEQYGLKGLVLDVDETLVPFTVGVASPELQKWVEQIRASTVLFLVSNNLSEARIGGIARSLNLPYYLGAAKPSRRKIRAALTQMNLPASQVGMVGDRLFTDVIAGNRLGMFTVLVEPIIHPDAALRSHPIRNFEVWFSEILGATITPKERKIHKT is encoded by the coding sequence ATGACCTGGAACAAGCTCTTACAGCCTGACTTGATTTTAGAAGGTTCTGTATTAAACCTAACACCCGACATCATTGAACAATACGGGCTGAAAGGTCTGGTTTTGGATGTGGATGAAACCCTAGTACCGTTTACAGTGGGGGTAGCTTCTCCAGAACTGCAAAAGTGGGTAGAGCAAATACGTGCTTCTACAGTGTTGTTTTTGGTAAGTAATAATCTCAGTGAAGCACGCATTGGTGGAATTGCGCGATCGCTCAATTTGCCATACTATCTAGGCGCAGCCAAGCCATCACGACGGAAAATTAGAGCCGCACTCACACAGATGAATCTACCAGCAAGCCAAGTAGGAATGGTAGGCGATCGCTTATTTACGGATGTGATCGCGGGTAATCGTTTGGGAATGTTCACGGTTTTAGTAGAACCAATTATCCATCCCGATGCAGCCCTGCGCTCTCATCCCATCCGAAATTTTGAAGTTTGGTTCTCGGAAATCTTGGGAGCCACGATTACTCCTAAAGAAAGAAAAATTCACAAAACTTGA